One genomic segment of Pagrus major chromosome 13, Pma_NU_1.0 includes these proteins:
- the mpzl1l gene encoding myelin protein zero-like 1 like, with the protein MEPKGSKSDCRRLLLTGLTLCVVLVFRPTSGIDIHADPEVMMQNGTTGVLRCTFKSSQVVSSSTSVTWSFQSSQPDNQFSKAPYVIFYFSNGKGFPGQDEFKDRVQFIGDINKRDVSIQLSPAQFSDNGTFFCDVKNPPDVTGTPARTELRVVLKESLPQSNTTVIVGAVCGVLLLLVIIAIAACISMRVLHNRHDYEGCTSLESVSSQAPKPRKKVESSLEGSRSTSPPGPLQGPVIYAQLDHSGSKNSFHKMEPVVYADIRKN; encoded by the exons ATGGAGCCAAAAGGGTCAAAAAGCGACTGCAGGCGGCTTTTACTGACTGGATTAACGCTGTGTGTTGTATTAG TGTTCAGACCTACATCAGGCATAGATATCCACGCCGACCCTGAGGTGATGATGCAGAACGGCACCACAGGAGTCCTCCGCTGCACCTTCAAGTCCAGTCAAGTGGTGAGCAGCTCCACCTCCGTCACCTGGAGCTTCCAGTCCAGTCAGCCCGACAACCAGTTCAGCAAAGCTCCATATGTG ATCTTCTACTTCTCCAATGGGAAAGGTTTCCCTGGTCAGGACGAGTTCAAAGACAGAGTTCAGTTCATCGGAGACATCAACAAGAGAGATGTGTCCATCCAGCTCAGTCCGGCCCAGTTCAGTGACAACGGGACCTTTTTCTGCGACGTCAAGAACCCGCCAGATGTCACGGGAACACCGGCCAGAACCGAGCTCAGGGTCGTCCTCAAAG agtcTCTCCCTCAGAGTAACACAACAGTAATAGTTGGAGCAGTGTGTGGAGTTTTACTTCTGCTCGTCATCATTGCCATCGCTGCCTGCATCTCCATGAGGGTCCTTCACAACCGCCATGACTATGAAGg CTGTACGTCCCTGGAGAGTGTGAGCTCTCAGGCTCCGAAGCCTCGAAAGAAGGTGGAGTCCAGTCTGGAGGGCTCCAGGTCCACCAGTCCCCCTGGACCACTACAG GGCCCGGTGATATACGCACAGCTGGACCACTCAGGCAGTAAAAACTCGTTCCATAAGATGGAGCCGGTGGTGTACGCTGACATCCGTAAGAACTGA